A stretch of DNA from Streptomyces venezuelae:
GGCCGCGCTCCGGGCCGTGGCGGCGGGCGGCGCCTTCCTGCCGGCCGACGTCACCCGCCGCCTCTTCGGAAACTTCCATCTGGTCCCCCGCCGGGCGGACGAGCCGGTGGAACTGCGGCTGCTCAGCAAGCGCGAGCGGCAGGTGCTCCTGCTCATCGGCGGCGGCAGCAACAACCGGGAGATCGCCCGGAACCTCATGCTCAGCGAGGCGACGGTGAAGAGCCACGTCTCGCGCATCCTGGCCAAGCTGAAGCTGCGCGACCGGGTGCACGTCGCCCAACTGGTCTGGCAGCTGGGCCTCGACGCCCCGCACCCCCTCCCGCAGCGCTGAGCAGTGGCGCCGAACGACTCCCCGGGACCCCTCCGCACATGTCACAGCCCCGCCTTGTAGCTCTCCAGCAGCTCCGTGTAGACCCGCCGATAGGTGATGCTGAACTTGTCGGCCGGGGTATGGACCTGGGAGTGCAGATCCAAGGGCGCCTCCACGGGCCGCTGGTTCTCCACGATCGGATGGTCCTCCTCGAAGACCTGCCGCTCATAGCCGAGCACATCGGCCAGCTCCACCCCCTGCCCGGCGGACACCGCGTCCGTGCCGGCCAGCCAGAACTGCCGTACGCGCAGCCCGTCCGCCGACACCGGAGTGGTCACCTGCGCCACCAGCCGGCGCCCGCCGGACGGCGAGGACACACAGATCGACGCGAACATGGGAAGCGTGATGCGGTAGTCCAGACGATGGCTGAACTCCTCGGCGACCTCCTCGGGAATCCCCTCGGAGCCCAGCGAGGAGGACCAGCCGAGCCGCCAGCCGTCCCGCGCGATCCGGTAGGGCTCCACCACCCTGTCCACCTCCCCCATCGTGTCCGCGTGCACGAAGGGGAAATGGGCCTTGTCCCGGAAGTTCTCCGTCAGCTGCCGCATCCCGCAGTTCAGGGTGTACGGCTCGCCCGCCCCGAGCTGCCAGGTCTCGTCCACGTACTCGGGCAGCCGCGGCAGAGGCAGAAAGGGGTCGTCGAGACAGCTCCACACCAGGCCGTAGGCGATCTCGGCGGGACGGGTCCGCAACTCCGCATGGGGTTTGCTCCGGCCGGGCGGGAGAGAGGGAATGCGCGTGCACCGCCCGCTCCCCGCCTCGAACAGCCAGCCGTGGTAAGGACATTCAAGAGCACCCTCGCGCAGTTGACCCAGTCGCAGCGCCACACCGCGGTGCGGGCAGAAGCCGTCCGCGACCGTGACGGAACGCTCGTCCCCGTACACCACGAGTTCCTCACCGAGAATGCTGCCGCCCGCGACCCCGTTCTTGATGTCGGCGACCCGGGCGACCGGGAACCACATGTGCCGCAGCATCTCGTATTCAACCGCGTCCATCGCCATACCCCTGCTTCGCATTGTGAAAGCCCGAGAACCGAGAAGTGGAGAGTTCACCCACCATGGAAATCATTGAGATGCACCGCGATCTGCTGAGCCGACTGCTGCCCGACGACAAGACGGACGAACTCACCGTCCATCAGGGGCAGTTCCATGAAGTCGTGATCGGCTCGGACCGGGTGGTGTGCTTCGCCCGTACCGAGGCCGCCGCCGCGCGGCTGCCCGAGCGGGCGGCCGTCCTGCGCGCCCTCGCCGGCCTCGGCCTCCGCTTCCGCACCCCGCAGCCGCTCGCCGAGGGCGGCGCCGTGGGCACGGACGAGCCGCCGTACCTGGTGCTGAGCCGGATCCCCGGAGCACCGCTGGAGGAGGACGCCCTCGCCGACCCCGAGGTGGCGGAGGCGGTGGCGACGCAGTACGCCGACCTGCTGCACGGGCTCGCCGCCGCGGGCGGCGACGAGAAGGTGCGCGCCGCGCTGCCAGCGGCCCCCGAAGGGGAATGGCAGGAGTTCGCGGCGGGCGTGCGCGCCGAGCTGTACCCGCTGATGAGCGACAGCGGGCGGGAGCGCGCCGAGCGCGAGCTCGCCGCGCTCGACGCCCTTCCGCACCTCACCTCCGCCGTGGTCCACGGCGACCTCGGCGGTGAGAACGTCCTGTGGGAGACCACGGGCGGTCTGCCGCGTCTGAGCGGTGTCGTCGACTGGGACGAGGTCACCCTCGGCGATCCGGCCGAGGACCTGGCCGCCGTCGGGGCCAGCTACGGCGAGGAACTGCTGGCCCGGGTGCTGGCACTCGGCGGCCGGGCCAGCGACGGGGTGAGCGGGCGGATCGCCGCGATCCGCGGGACCTTCGCCCTCCAGCAGGCCTTCTACGCCCGCCGCGACGGTGACGAGGAGGAGCTGGCCGACGGCCTCACCGGCTATCAGGACGCCTGACACCGCACGGTCCCGGGGCGCTAGGCGCATGCCTGGCGCTCCGGTGCCGTGACCTTCTTCTCCCACCAGCGCCACCCGCTCTCGGGCAGCGTGGACAGCGGGTCGTAGAAGGGGTAGCGGCGGGTCAGCACGTCGGGGTCGTCGAGTTCGACCCGGGTGCGGTAGTTCTTCGTCCAGTAGGAGACGCCGCGTTCCCGGTCGTACTCGACGGCCTGGTGCACCCACCTCTTGCCGACGTACGGGACGTCGCAGACGATCCGCGGAGTGGCGTACCCGGGCAGGTATCCCATGATCGCGTGCTGGAGCTCCTGGGCCTGGGCGAGCGAGGTCCGCCAGTGCTCGGCCCCGGGCACCATGTCGCACATGTAGAAGTAGTAGGGAAGGATGCCCGCCTCGTCCTGGAGCGCGAAGCACAGGTCGAGCAGGGCCTCGGCGGTGTCGTTGACGCCCCGCATCAGCACGCCCTGGTTGCGTACGTCGCGCACCCCGGCGTCGAGCAGCGCCCGGGTGGCCTCGGCCACCAGCGGGGTCACCGACGCGGCGTGGTTGGCATGGGTGTGCACGGCCAGGTGGACCCCGCGCCGGGCGGCGGCCGTGGCGACCCGCTCCAGGCCCGCGACCACCTTCGACTGGAGCCAGTGCTGGGGCAGCCCGACCAGGGCCTTGGTGGCCAGCCGGACGTCCCGGACCGAGTCGATCTCCAGCAGCCGCATCAGGAACGACTCCAGCTGCGGCCAGGGCACGTTGGCCACGTCGCCGCCGGAGACCACGACGTCGCGGACGCCGGGGGTGCGGCGCAGATGGTCGAGGATCGCGTCCTGCCGGTCGGTGGGGCGCAGCAGCAGCCGCTGCTTGTCCACCCGGGGGGTGGAGCCGCCGACGAGGTCCATCCGGGTGCAGTGCCCGCAGTACTGCGGGCAGGTGGACACCAGTTCGGCGAGCACCTTCGTGGGATAGCGGCTGGTCAGCCCTTCGACCACCCACATCTCCGCCTCGTGGAGGGAGTCCCGGGAGGACAGCGGGTGGCTGGGCCAGCGCGGATCGCGGTCGGAGCGGACCGGAATCATGT
This window harbors:
- a CDS encoding aromatic ring-hydroxylating oxygenase subunit alpha, which produces MDAVEYEMLRHMWFPVARVADIKNGVAGGSILGEELVVYGDERSVTVADGFCPHRGVALRLGQLREGALECPYHGWLFEAGSGRCTRIPSLPPGRSKPHAELRTRPAEIAYGLVWSCLDDPFLPLPRLPEYVDETWQLGAGEPYTLNCGMRQLTENFRDKAHFPFVHADTMGEVDRVVEPYRIARDGWRLGWSSSLGSEGIPEEVAEEFSHRLDYRITLPMFASICVSSPSGGRRLVAQVTTPVSADGLRVRQFWLAGTDAVSAGQGVELADVLGYERQVFEEDHPIVENQRPVEAPLDLHSQVHTPADKFSITYRRVYTELLESYKAGL
- the vph gene encoding viomycin phosphotransferase produces the protein MESSPTMEIIEMHRDLLSRLLPDDKTDELTVHQGQFHEVVIGSDRVVCFARTEAAAARLPERAAVLRALAGLGLRFRTPQPLAEGGAVGTDEPPYLVLSRIPGAPLEEDALADPEVAEAVATQYADLLHGLAAAGGDEKVRAALPAAPEGEWQEFAAGVRAELYPLMSDSGRERAERELAALDALPHLTSAVVHGDLGGENVLWETTGGLPRLSGVVDWDEVTLGDPAEDLAAVGASYGEELLARVLALGGRASDGVSGRIAAIRGTFALQQAFYARRDGDEEELADGLTGYQDA
- a CDS encoding KamA family radical SAM protein codes for the protein MSTPTPTPTPTSTPTDPPIAQPYQYRRRELLEPDWRRLPGWRDVTAAQWRDAQWQRAHCVKNVRQLRAVVGDGLPEKFYDDLAEDQEHMATMAMLVTPHLLNTMAPETAADCEAYGDAFYADPIRRYMIPVRSDRDPRWPSHPLSSRDSLHEAEMWVVEGLTSRYPTKVLAELVSTCPQYCGHCTRMDLVGGSTPRVDKQRLLLRPTDRQDAILDHLRRTPGVRDVVVSGGDVANVPWPQLESFLMRLLEIDSVRDVRLATKALVGLPQHWLQSKVVAGLERVATAAARRGVHLAVHTHANHAASVTPLVAEATRALLDAGVRDVRNQGVLMRGVNDTAEALLDLCFALQDEAGILPYYFYMCDMVPGAEHWRTSLAQAQELQHAIMGYLPGYATPRIVCDVPYVGKRWVHQAVEYDRERGVSYWTKNYRTRVELDDPDVLTRRYPFYDPLSTLPESGWRWWEKKVTAPERQACA